Below is a window of Mycobacterium dioxanotrophicus DNA.
GAGCAGGCCACCGTCATCGATTCGCATCGGCTGGTGTATCGCGCCGATTCGATGGTGAACTGGTGTCCGGGACTGGGCACAGTGTTGGCCAACGAGGAGGTCACCTCCGACGGCCGCAGCGACCGCGGCAACTTCCCGGTGTTCCGTAAGCGGTTGCGGCAGTGGATGATGCGGATCACCGCCTACTCCGACCGGTTGCTCGAGGATCTCGATGTGCTGGATTGGCCGGACAAGGTCAAGACCATGCAGCGCAACTGGATCGGCCGCTCCACGGGCGCGCAGGTGCATTTCGGGACCGACGCCGGTGACGTCGAGGTGTTCACCACCCGCCCGGATACGCTGTTCGGCGCCACCTATCTGGTGTTGGCGCCCGAACATCCGCTGGTCGAGAGGCTGACCGCCGCGGCATGGCCGGACGGCGTCGACAGCCGGTGGACCTACGGTGGCGCCACGCCCGCCGAGGCGGTGTCGTCCTACCGGGCCGCGATCGCCGCGAAGTCGGATCTGGAACGCCAGGAGAACAAGACCAAGACCGGCGTGTTCCTCGGTGCCTACGCCACCAATCCGGTCAACGATCACAAGATCCCGGTCTTCATCGCCGACTACGTGCTGATCGGCTACGGCACCGGGGCCATCATGGCGGTGCCCGGCGGTGACCAGCGGGACTGGGACTTCGCCACCGAGTTCGGCCTGCCCATCGTGGAAGTTGTTGCCGGAGGCGATATCTCGGTGTCGGCCTATACCGGCGAGGGCACCATGGTGAACTCCGCCTACCTCGACGGGCTGGACATCGAGACGGCCAAGGCCACCATCGTCGAGCACCTCGAGGCCGCGGGCCGCGGGCAGCGCCGCATCGAATACAAGCTGCGGGACTGGCTGTTCGCGCGGCAGCGGTACTGGGGCGAGCCGTTCCCGATCGTCTACGACGCCGACGGCCAGGCCCATCCGCTGCCGGAATCCGCTCTGCCGGTGGAACTTCCGGATGTGCCCGACTATTCACCGGTGTTGTTCGACCCCGACGACGCGAGCAGCGAACCGTCCCCGCCGTTGAACAAGGCGACCGAGTGGGTGCATGTCGAGCTGGATCTCGGCGACGGCCTGCAGAGCTACACCCGCGACACCAACGTGATGCCGCAGTGGGCCGGCAGCTCCTGGTACGAGCTGCGCTACGCCGACCCGCACAACTCGGAAGAGTTCTGCGACAAGGTGAACGAGGCCTACTGGATGGGCCCGCGCCCCGAACTGCACGGCCCGGCCGATCCCGGTGGGGTGGATCTGTACGTCGGCGGTGTCGAACATGCGGTGCTGCACCTGCTGTACTCGCGGTTCTGGCACAAGGTGCTCTACGACCTGGGCTACGTGACCTCACGCGAGCCGTACCGGCGTCTGGTCAACCAGGGCTACATCCAGGCGTTCGCCTACACCGACTCCCGGGGCAGCTACGTGCCCGCCGCCGAGGTCGTCGAGCGGGACGGCAAGTTCTACTACGAGGACAACGAGGTCAACCAGGAGTTCGGCAAGATCGGCAAGAGCCTCAAGAACTCGGTCTCGCCCGACGAGATCTGCGACGAGTACGGCGCGGACACGCTGCGCGTGTACGAGATGTCGATGGGTCCGCTGGAGGCGTCGCGGCCGTGGGCCACCAAGGATGTCGTCGGCTCTCACCGGTTCCTGCAGCGGGTCTGGCGCGCGGTGATCGACGAGACCACCGGCGCCGAACGCGCCGCCGAGCACGAGGCGCTCGACGACGCGACGTTGCGGATCCTGCATCGGACCATCGCCGGGGTGACGGAAGACTATGCGGCCCTGCGCAACAACACCGCCGTCGCCAAGCTGATCGAGTACACCAACCACCTCACCAAGGAAGGCGTGTCGTCACGCGATGCGCTCGAACCACTAGTGTTGATGCTGGCGCCGCTGGCACCGCACCTGGCCGAGGAGCTGTGGAAGCGGCTGGGGCACGACACCTCGCTGGCGCACGGACCGTTCCCGGTGGCCGACCCG
It encodes the following:
- the leuS gene encoding leucine--tRNA ligase; translated protein: MTEPATTQPGADTSRAGDTPGHRYTAELAGEIEQAWQERWHVLGTFNVANPVGTLAPTDGSAVPVDKMFVQDMFPYPSGEGLHVGHPLGYIATDVYARYYRMTGRNVLHALGFDAFGLPAEQYAVQTGTHPRTRTEANIVNFRRQLGRLGLGHDARRSFATTDVDFYKWTQWIFLQIYNAWFDPEQNKARPIAELEAEFASGARVLDDGRQWSQLSRAEQATVIDSHRLVYRADSMVNWCPGLGTVLANEEVTSDGRSDRGNFPVFRKRLRQWMMRITAYSDRLLEDLDVLDWPDKVKTMQRNWIGRSTGAQVHFGTDAGDVEVFTTRPDTLFGATYLVLAPEHPLVERLTAAAWPDGVDSRWTYGGATPAEAVSSYRAAIAAKSDLERQENKTKTGVFLGAYATNPVNDHKIPVFIADYVLIGYGTGAIMAVPGGDQRDWDFATEFGLPIVEVVAGGDISVSAYTGEGTMVNSAYLDGLDIETAKATIVEHLEAAGRGQRRIEYKLRDWLFARQRYWGEPFPIVYDADGQAHPLPESALPVELPDVPDYSPVLFDPDDASSEPSPPLNKATEWVHVELDLGDGLQSYTRDTNVMPQWAGSSWYELRYADPHNSEEFCDKVNEAYWMGPRPELHGPADPGGVDLYVGGVEHAVLHLLYSRFWHKVLYDLGYVTSREPYRRLVNQGYIQAFAYTDSRGSYVPAAEVVERDGKFYYEDNEVNQEFGKIGKSLKNSVSPDEICDEYGADTLRVYEMSMGPLEASRPWATKDVVGSHRFLQRVWRAVIDETTGAERAAEHEALDDATLRILHRTIAGVTEDYAALRNNTAVAKLIEYTNHLTKEGVSSRDALEPLVLMLAPLAPHLAEELWKRLGHDTSLAHGPFPVADPAYLVDDTVEMPVQVNGKVRGKVTVAADADKGALEAAALADEKVQAFLDGKTPKKVIVVPGRLVNLVV